The Terrirubrum flagellatum nucleotide sequence GTCTGAGGAGCGGTTGTCGTATCGTTGGCCGCGGTGGTGGACGTGAGCGGGGACGCTGACCCGTCCGCCGTCACGGCGTGCTTCGCGCTGTGCTTGCCCGCGGCGGGATCTGGAATCGCCGGCGGCTGCGCTACGGCGGTCTTGGCGTCGACTTCCGCGTCAGCTCCATCGTCTGCGTCGGTCGCATTTGCAGTCGAAGCCGCCTTCTCAGCGTCTTCGGCGTCGGGCTTTCCCTGCGGCGTTGCGCGGAGAGTCAAAGCAGCGATCGCGACGGCCGGAGCTGAGGTCGCATCCTCGACGGGTGCGTTATCGGCGTCGGGAGCCGGCGCCTGGGCCTGAGTCGCAGGCGCGCCTTGCGCGGATGCCAGCGCGGCCGCAATGGCGGTGAGGTCCGGGGGAAGCTGCTGCGTCGCGGTCGCGGTCGACGCATTGTCGCTGGTCGCCGAGGCGTCGGTCCTGCTGTTCGTTTCGTCGGCTTTGGGCGTGTCGCCCACGCTGCCGGTCTGGGCAGCCACGACCTTGATGACCGCCGGGTCCGGCGGGGGCAGAGCGGTCGGCGTGGGAGCTGGCGGGACATCGGATTCAGCGGTCTCGTCTGCCTGCAATTGCTCGTAGGCGGCCATCACGTCCGACGTGGCCGGCGGTGCCTTCACTGCCGAGACCTTGGCGGCTGGAGTCGCGGTCGATGGCGCATCGGCCGTCGACAATGCGACCTGCTCCGTCTCCGCGGCCTTGATGGCAGATGCGTCCTGATCCGGGTCCGCCGATTTGGCGGACTTTACCGGGGCGGAATTTGTCTTGGCTGCATTCGCCTTTGCCGGCGCGCCGGTCGCCGGGTCGGCGCCGTTCGCGGCCGCATCGTCGAGTTGCGACGCAAAGTCTGATCCCGCGGGCGCATCGTCGTCCTGACGCGCCTCGACAGGCTTCGCCTTCGCACTGGCGGCGGCATGTGACGCGGAAGGGGCTTTCGGCGGAAGCGACGTGACGGGCACAGGGATACTCGGGTGACGGGAACGCCGCGCTCCGCCGAGCAATCCGCTTGCCATCCATCGCTTTATGATAAACCGATTATCATCAAAGGCTTAGGTCGCCGGTCGCGACGTGTGCGACCGTTTCCGCCGGGACTCAATTGCCGACGCCCGGCAGGAATTGCCGGGGCCTGATGGATCGGCGGCCGGTTCGTGCTATGGCGG carries:
- a CDS encoding flagellar hook-length control protein FliK, giving the protein MPVTSLPPKAPSASHAAASAKAKPVEARQDDDAPAGSDFASQLDDAAANGADPATGAPAKANAAKTNSAPVKSAKSADPDQDASAIKAAETEQVALSTADAPSTATPAAKVSAVKAPPATSDVMAAYEQLQADETAESDVPPAPTPTALPPPDPAVIKVVAAQTGSVGDTPKADETNSRTDASATSDNASTATATQQLPPDLTAIAAALASAQGAPATQAQAPAPDADNAPVEDATSAPAVAIAALTLRATPQGKPDAEDAEKAASTANATDADDGADAEVDAKTAVAQPPAIPDPAAGKHSAKHAVTADGSASPLTSTTAANDTTTAPQTPTVPTADQPSAPVARAAKASLEAIAGASRVSTTDDASRISRAADGVISTFGDLTTNALAAQTPTATTSHPPISAPDAAQTATSAVPVQMAPLVIGMQALEGAREFQIKLDPEHLGRVDVKLKIADNGRVEASLVVDKVETLALLQRDARTLERAFDQAGLTSDSDSLSFSLRQDMSGQQQNNDQREASRAAPWSQIQIDAPTDIAPLRQYYSATARSGVDIRV